The sequence below is a genomic window from Bactrocera neohumeralis isolate Rockhampton chromosome 4, APGP_CSIRO_Bneo_wtdbg2-racon-allhic-juicebox.fasta_v2, whole genome shotgun sequence.
GTATCATAAAGTGACcgtttttacttgttttaaactctcttaatttatttaagtcAAGTCTGCGAAATTAGGAGGGCTCAAAAATCCACAAATAGTTTGGAAACATTATTAATAATCTTTTCTTGTTTGTTAAAAACATGTGCTGTATTATGGATTATTCGCTGTTTTAGCATCCATATCAGACTTGCTTTGCAATTCTGGTTTGCAAGTTCATCCAAATTCTACGAAGTTTTCTAACGTTGCTAAAATGTATCTTGTCCAAAGATCGTTTATAAGCAACAACTGGATCACCACTGCTTGCTTTGCATCTTCCATCTTCATTTCACAAAAGAAAACTGaaacaatttgattttaattgtttttatttaataaattttacctTAAATTCTTGTACATACAACACTGCAAAAATTTTCCGCCGCTTATGACAACAAATTCTGCCAGCTGATCAATaactttgaataatatttaatttgaaatagtACAAATTGTAGTTATGTACCAGCATAAATAGCGGTTTAATAATAGAATTAAcagtttataataaattaatatgaaacAGCTACAaggatttgaatttttattacattttttatttctttacttttattttgtttttttaatatgtatttgttCATTGTGTAGTACGATGCACtgagaataaattttttaataattacaaactaaaattataaatcCGTCAACacacagtatgtatgtataaatgtatgtgtatatatatataaatatataggtacatatatataattaattatttacaaaaatataacgTTTATAAAATAATCACAAGcaagtaattataattaattattgaaagtaCAACTAAAAATGAATTACCAATTCACATACTAATACATTTTGGTTGGGGGGGGAGGGGAGAAgtgataatatttttacatttttatgtatatgaatgaaataaataataaaaaagtaataaaaaaccaaataattaaGCATTAATTTTATAATCACAATAAATGAAgtcatatacataatattgacaaatatatgtatgtatgtatgcaataatATTTGTTGCGCTTAAAGCAATAAGAAAATCAACACTAATGAAAGCGTTTTATTGCAACtaacttaaaaactaaaagctcTTACACTGCGCGtctacatttgtatgtgtgtgtgtatgggtatGTTTGGGTCTTGTGATGAACCGTCTAAGTTggtgaataaaaaagtaaaaactacaCTTTTCGTTAAACGCGACAAGAAGCCAACAAATGTTCAGAATTTTGTGTACATTTCCGATAATGTATGATCTTGTGTTTCCATTAAACTtagatgtatgtaaatatatgtatgtgtgcatatgtaagtattgCATTCATGCCGCTGGCCCCTGAGCGATCTACGAATTCAGTCACttttattagaatttaaatttttacgactTTAGCAAACATATTTGAGAGTTCATAGGCGTGTGTGCATATGTGCTACTACATAGCTAGTTATcctttttcgatagttttttCGGATGAGTGTGTTTTCAATATTGGCatgaatgcaaattttttagATAATACCATGTTTTCATGttttaggtatatgtatatcttatgtACCTACACTATATGTGATgcttaagtgtgtgtgtgtgatttgcATTAATGAACCGTTATTACAATGTGGGCATATGTTGCATTGGTCGTCAAAAGCgtttaaaaaaatcgtatgCATTATACACAAAAACTTCTGGTTTAAAGAATTTTTGTACAccaatttttttcgttaaattagACTGGTTACTCGTGCTTATTGGCTTTTGTGCTGACGACCAATGCTACATATTTTCCTATCCATGAAGgttataaatttgttgttgttgaatttttttctgatttaaatctaaaatattattatcctCTGCTAGaataaacatacaaataatTTCTGTTGGTTATGTGTTAAATAATCATTATATGCCAGCGTAGGATCGCGCGTCCATATACCATTCCTTGCGGTTGGAGTGGAGTTGTGAAAGAAATACTTGTGATGTCGCCGTTACAGCCGTGACATTCGGTTAGTTGTGATCTATTCGATATCGTGAAATTTCAATAGGGCACGACCGGGTATCTCGGAGGTGCATAGTTTCTGCACGACCTCTGTTGCTTGTTCGCAGGGAAACACCGAATGTGGTATGGGTTCGatctgaaaatatataaaaaaatattcaaattaacaaatttttattttttgaggataCTATCaaaaatgatatattttataagttttaagtCGCCTCAAAATGAAGGGTTTAGTTTAGAAGATATTCATGTTgaagacagaaaaaaaaaacaattttcatttcatcaattttgtaGCTCTTGTAATTTGACTTTACACAGCTCCACTATTCACCTTTGCATGCATCTTTTATTAATccaaatacatacttatttacatacatgcgtGGTTTACATAACCTGTACGATTGTTACATAACCTGTAACAATTATTTCGTTTAGAACTGGAAATGGTGTGCAACAACGAcgtaataatttctttttgtttttgaatttaataaataaagttaggttaggtcagTGTACCGACAAATAATGCTTATTAGAAAGGGAGTTCTTAAGAAAATCCATAAAACATTGTGCAAGTTAGACTGGAGGACGTTTCTGTCTCTGTATTATTTAGCTAATTCTCATAAAGCATTCCGAATTTGTATTACAAGTCATCGCATAAGTTCGTACCAGTGTTTTGGTTAGTCTAACGTGACCTTTGGTAAGAAAAATTATCGAAACATCAAGTGCTAAGCTTTTAAGTTTAAATGAAAGTTTCGAAGATCTTTTAGGTCGAAAATGTTTTATCCATATAACCAGAGAGACTAAGGATAATGCCAAAAAATACTACGGACCTAGCTCCATTTAACTTCCCATTCAATTAActaaccacaacaacaaagtcaACTAATTCTAATTTTTACTCACCGTTTTGCTAGCCACTAACTGTACTAACTCGTGCAGCTGTTCCACTGTACCGTTTGATATGGGAATAATCTCTTGCTGATATTCGATTGACAAACGTGAAAATTTGGGCATCAATTTCTCAGCCACATCCTCACTCATAAGCACAACGCCGCCCTAAAACAACGCAATAACACACTGTATTTACCGTTACTTAATGAAATTCTACAATTAATTACCTTAGACAGGCAGTGCATTGAACGATGCAGACTGCGAGATGTTGTACCGAAATCGATGACAACATCCACCGGTCCGCCGCACACATCCTTGGTGCGCTCAATCAGTTGTGGCTCATAGAGGCATTCATTCCACTGCACAACGCTGACactgttgaataaaaaaataaataaatgattttagcTTGTTTTGCGCAACTTTCTTTAATTCTCGcattaaattacttttcaatCTCTGTGGCCAAGCGGAAGCCCTCATCCCGCAGACTGGCGACAGTCACGTCCACATAATTGTTGGCGCCAGTCGAGGCAAAGTGGTGTGTTGCGATGCGTACAGCCCACAACGCCAAACCACCGGTACCGAcaataagtattttaaatttcttatttgcCTCCTCAGCTGGACGCTTCTTCGACAATTCTGTAACCACTTCGTATGCCTTGAAGACGGCATTCATGGCCAACAAAGCACCAGTCGGCAATAGAGCAGCAATGCTTAGTGGTAAATTATCTG
It includes:
- the LOC126755936 gene encoding uncharacterized protein LOC126755936 isoform X3 encodes the protein MNKLCRQVSIESPGPVVKNCVFNFFVPIEDTPPQGARIKIVYAGACFRRRDRSASITSMSSVSSDLSDYCPTLPAQSSPAHQMRENPAHQGLREGTIYAGYEVAGVIESLGSEITDANNYGLRIGQRVVVYPFDEAPAGYAELMVVPDLKYIVPIPDNLPLSIAALLPTGALLAMNAVFKAYEVVTELSKKRPAEEANKKFKILIVGTGGLALWAVRIATHHFASTGANNYVDVTVASLRDEGFRLATEIENVSVVQWNECLYEPQLIERTKDVCGGPVDVVIDFGTTSRSLHRSMHCLSKGGVVLMSEDVAEKLMPKFSRLSIEYQQEIIPISNGTVEQLHELVQLVASKTIEPIPHSVFPCEQATEVVQKLCTSEIPGRALLKFHDIE
- the LOC126755936 gene encoding uncharacterized protein LOC126755936 isoform X2; its protein translation is MAEQVESSSVAASTADTSSLPPREKPRNMNKLCRQVSIESPGPVVKNCVFNFFVPIEDTPPQGARIKIVYAGACFRRRDRSASITSMSSVSSDLSDYCPTLPAQSSPAHQMRENPAHQGLREGTIYAGYEVAGVIESLGSEITDANNYGLRIGQRVVVYPFDEAPAGYAELMVVPDLKYIVPIPDNLPLSIAALLPTGALLAMNAVFKAYEVVTELSKKRPAEEANKKFKILIVGTGGLALWAVRIATHHFASTGANNYVDVTVASLRDEGFRLATEIENVSVVQWNECLYEPQLIERTKDVCGGPVDVVIDFGTTSRSLHRSMHCLSKGGVVLMSEDVAEKLMPKFSRLSIEYQQEIIPISNGTVEQLHELVQLVASKTIEPIPHSVFPCEQATEVVQKLCTSEIPGRALLKFHDIE
- the LOC126755936 gene encoding uncharacterized protein LOC126755936 isoform X1, whose product is MPVDICSRPTFTLEPESSSVAASTADTSSLPPREKPRNMNKLCRQVSIESPGPVVKNCVFNFFVPIEDTPPQGARIKIVYAGACFRRRDRSASITSMSSVSSDLSDYCPTLPAQSSPAHQMRENPAHQGLREGTIYAGYEVAGVIESLGSEITDANNYGLRIGQRVVVYPFDEAPAGYAELMVVPDLKYIVPIPDNLPLSIAALLPTGALLAMNAVFKAYEVVTELSKKRPAEEANKKFKILIVGTGGLALWAVRIATHHFASTGANNYVDVTVASLRDEGFRLATEIENVSVVQWNECLYEPQLIERTKDVCGGPVDVVIDFGTTSRSLHRSMHCLSKGGVVLMSEDVAEKLMPKFSRLSIEYQQEIIPISNGTVEQLHELVQLVASKTIEPIPHSVFPCEQATEVVQKLCTSEIPGRALLKFHDIE